The genomic DNA ACATTTTATCAATTTCTGTTACATGGTGCTTAATTATGTATCTGACTACTTTCCTTCCATGGTGGACAAAGAAAGACAGCCTAATTTACAATGAGGTCTTTCCAGCTCTCCAGTTAAATGTCAATTCATGCAGTTCTAGAATATGTAGTTACATGGTTggcaaatattttataaacccATCCATAAGTTCTCTAACACCCAGTAACTATAAACCGAACTTGTATTAGATATTTTACTTTACTATGCAGGTAAAGTTCACTTACGCATGAACTGCCTCCTTATTCTAATGTCCTTCAGGATCCTGATTTTCCCCACAACATAACAGCTCCTATCAAACCCAAAACAGAAGACAACAGGAATAGCTCCAGAGGGGAAACTGTTCTTTTCAATTCCAATGCATCAAAGTTTGTGCAAAGGCCAATCATAAAGAATTAGAGATGACAAAGTTTGATACAATTCACCAACATGACTTGAACTCAACCTTCTTTTCGCACTTTTGATCGAGTATAATCATGTTTGGATTAAATTTGTGTTGACCTACATAGCTtgttaaataaataggtaatttttttaagtcaacttgcataacatgaatttgaccttaattgattcatttaataatcataatgaTTAACCTAATAATAACTCTAAactatttaacatatatttaactcaatttaaatgtgtttttgaataaataggttAATTGAATTGTAAACATATCTAGTAGGGATATTAATCATAGACTTATAAAAAcctaactttatttatttattattattattttttttttgatcagtaaGTGATATATGTATTGAAAAAGAGACGCTAAAGAAGCGACTCAAATAGTTACAGTATAGAAAAAAACgactcacccccttacaaaagaaCCCACCCCTCTATGAAAGCACAAAAAACCCTCTTCCTTAATACATGCacacccaatctataaaatctaataaGGTCGAAGGACGATCTTTTATCCACACTTTGGTTTCCGACCATAGCAAATTCACAAAGGAAATTTTCAGCTTTTGTATAGATAGCACCCCGTCCTCAAAAGCAATTGAATTTCTAGCCTTCCAAAtgacccaaaacaagcataacggtcCCAAAAGCCACGTTACCTTCCTCTTCTTGCCCATAAGGGAACCTCTCCAACCTATTAGAGTTTCCTTAACCGAACGCGGAAAAACCCAAGAGACtccaaaaaaagagaggagcaaGGTCCACACCTCCCTTGTTCTAtcacaatgaaggaggaggtggtCAATCGACTCCCCGCACTTTTGGcaaagaaaacacctatttgccaaagccCAACCCCTCTGTTGCAGACGGTCCAAAGTTAGGACTCTACCCCACGAcgcctcccacgcaaagaagCTTATCTTGGGTTGAGCATAAGACATCCAAATAATCTTTAAAGGAAACCAAGCTGACGACACCGGCTGCATTGTCCTATACAAGGACTTTACCCAAAAAACCCCATCCTTTGATTCCACCCATCTCACCCTGTCCTCCTCATCCACCCTCACcatctttccttccaaacaccTAAGTAACCTTCCCACTTCTTCCAATTCTCAATCATTAAACGGCCTATTGAAAGTAGGAGTCCAACTTCCCCTCCTATCCCCCTCAGCTGTCCACACTTCATTTACCCATGCCTCTTTTGATGTTGCTatggaaaataaagaagggaAAGCCTCGCTTAAAGGGCTGGTACCACACcacttatctttccaaaacctcacatTCTTACCATCCCCCACCTCATAGCCAAAAAAAGGGGTTACAAATTGTCCCACCTTATTTATAGCTTTCCACAAACCAACCCCATAAGCCTCCCTAATCTCACAAGATCTCCATCCTCCTTCCTCCTCCCCATACTTCCTTCTAATCACCTGATTCCATAAGGCCGTTTTCTCATTAGCAAAACGCCATGCCCACTTTCCCAGGAGGGCCTTATTGAACAACCCAAGACTCTTTACCCCCAACCCTCCTTTACCTTTATCATCACACACAATCGACCACCTTACTAAGTGAGGTTTCTGCTCAAGAGCGCCTCCTCCCCACAGAAAATTTCTTTGTATCTTTTCCAATCTTATCCTAACCGTCCTCAAAAGCAATTAAATATACTttgtctttgatagattttgtagattggctAGCCACCAAGTAAGGGTCATGTTTGTTTTGTCCctttgttttttgcttctttgtcTTTGGTATACTCCGTGTATACCTTTTCTCTAGCCTTTGGCTCTTAATGAAATCTATTTaccgatcaaaaaaaaaaaaaaaaattaaatataatgatTTGATCATAAAATGGGTTAATGGGTTACATGACATGTTACTTGTTGAATAATTATGTCGCATGTGGGTTTATGTTTTTAACCTGATTATAATTCGTGTCACTTTTGGGTTGACCTATTTAATAGAATGTCTAAACTTTTATACGACACAAGCACGATCCACCAACACAAATTGTTACCCCTATTAAGTATGATCTAACCTTTTCTTTTGGCCTCTATAATAAAGATTAACCTGCACCCTCAGTCTTACAGGATCTTTTTCAAATCTGATCAATCAATTTCTATCTGAAAAATGAACCACTGATCACTCAAAAGAATGGAACATCTCAACAAATGACACAGCACAAAAGCCTGTTTCAACTGAAAATGCAAGTGAACAGCACGACACAAAAAGGTTATCTTGGTAAAGTTACCAGAAAAATACCTACTCAGACATGACTGACAAGAAAAATACAGAGAAAATAGATCAAGACAAACCAATGTGCCATATCTAGATCAAATTAGAGTGTTGGAAGAAGGACAAGGAATATAAATACCATATCAAATGTAGAATAACTAAGTAAAGGTAGATACCTCTAAAGCTCGAACTTGTTCCTGGTACTGTCTTATCACATCCTTTAATTGTTGCACTTCCCTAGCCCTCTCTTCTTGCTCTAAGTTGCGATCATGCTGGATGGCAACCGCTCTCTTTAAAATTTGGTTATCTCTTAAGAAGTTCTGAAGATGTTCCTTCAGAGATGCATGCTCCAGCTGCACCATGGAGACAGAAAAACACATTAACAGAACCATAgcaatgaaaatcaaattcagGTTCCATCTTGGTAACTATTCAGCCAAAGAATATGaagtgaaaatttaaattttaactaCCTCCTTTAATTCCATTGAGTGggaaacaacatttttttcaaaagcctCTAAAATCCTGGCTGCTCGTGCCCTAGCATCACTAAGATCAGTTGCATTCATCATCTCATGGACAAAAAGATCCACCCATTTGGACCCATCCATTGCATTTCCAAATTCAAACATCGATTTGAGTTCCTGCACATCTTCAACCTTCTGCTCCGTCGTCTGACCATCTGGTTTTTACagattaaaacaaaaacaaaaacaaaaacaaaaaagagctGTCTAAGCCAAAGACATAAATTTTGAATGCTAAAGAAAAAGAgctatttttgttaaaagtaatcaaggaaatgaaagaataaaaaacagcATACATTCATGCTCACTCTGAGCAGGACCAGTGTCATTGTTTCCCATCATCGCAGAATCGAGTCCTTGTGATTCATTTCTTGCAATAGTATCACCAAGGGAAAGTGCATGAAGACTCTCAATTGcatcttcaattttattattatgagtTCTAAGAACAGTTTCCAACATCTATATGGAAAAAGAAAACGAGATAATTAGAAGGTAGAAGC from Vitis riparia cultivar Riparia Gloire de Montpellier isolate 1030 chromosome 8, EGFV_Vit.rip_1.0, whole genome shotgun sequence includes the following:
- the LOC117920521 gene encoding uncharacterized protein LOC117920521 produces the protein MSAGVCGKRVGFEEIFGSSSTSAKRSRCSTFGSPVRSSDFGSGSDDSVSVLLQMFPNLDREMLETVLRTHNNKIEDAIESLHALSLGDTIARNESQGLDSAMMGNNDTGPAQSEHEYGQTTEQKVEDVQELKSMFEFGNAMDGSKWVDLFVHEMMNATDLSDARARAARILEAFEKNVVSHSMELKELEHASLKEHLQNFLRDNQILKRAVAIQHDRNLEQEERAREVQQLKDVIRQYQEQVRALELNNYTLKLHLQRAQGSSSIPGQFHPDIF